From Equus przewalskii isolate Varuska chromosome 7, EquPr2, whole genome shotgun sequence, one genomic window encodes:
- the SNRPD3 gene encoding small nuclear ribonucleoprotein Sm D3 produces the protein MSIGVPIKVLHEAEGHIVTCETNTGEVYRGKLIEAEDNMNCQMSNITVTYRDGRVAQLEQVYIRGSKIRFLILPDMLKNAPMLKSMKNKNQGSGAGRGKAAILKAQVAARGRGRGMGRGNIFQKRR, from the exons ATGTCTATTGGTGTGCCAATCAAAGTCCTACACGAGGCCGAGGGCCACATTGTGACATGTGAGACAAACACCGGTGAGGTGTATCGTGGGAAGCTCATTGAAGCGGAGGACAACATGAACTGCCAG ATGTCCAACATCACAGTCACATACAGAGATGGCCGAGTGGCACAGCTGGAGCAGGTGTACATCCGCGGCAGCAAGATCCGCTTCCTGATTTTGCCTGACATGCTGAAAAACGCACCTATGTTAAagagcatgaaaaataaaaaccaaggcTCGGGGGCCGGTCGGGGAAAAGCTGCTATTCTGAAGGCCCAAG TGGCTGCGAGAGGAAGAGGACGTGGAATGGGACGTGGAAACATCTTCCAGAAGCGAAGATAA